The Chryseobacterium nakagawai genome has a segment encoding these proteins:
- a CDS encoding c-type cytochrome has product MLKMKKNVLRITAVLGLTTVLLNSCGPKENTPLVYFPDMYFPVAYDPLMKAQDAYSDHENEIPAFVKNNGATGLSPVEGSVAQNKDGIFEEGLKPKNVDEYNAGYDASKKLTASPLNPANAAKDIERGKVLFDHTCAACHGTGGDGQGPIVQTGAFSGVPNYADREITVGSVHYVLTNGRNAMGSYAGQLNPGDRWRVAMYVMSAFKKGAAAPAAAAPATETTTETKK; this is encoded by the coding sequence ATGCTTAAAATGAAAAAGAATGTATTAAGAATTACAGCAGTTTTAGGTTTAACAACAGTTTTGCTTAACTCTTGCGGACCAAAGGAGAATACTCCGTTGGTATATTTCCCGGACATGTATTTTCCGGTAGCTTATGATCCATTGATGAAGGCTCAGGATGCATATTCAGATCATGAAAATGAAATTCCTGCTTTTGTTAAAAATAACGGGGCAACAGGTCTTTCTCCAGTAGAAGGATCAGTAGCACAAAATAAGGATGGTATTTTTGAAGAAGGTCTAAAACCAAAGAATGTTGACGAGTACAACGCGGGGTATGATGCTTCTAAAAAACTAACAGCTTCTCCTCTAAACCCAGCTAATGCAGCGAAGGACATTGAAAGAGGAAAAGTATTGTTTGATCACACTTGTGCTGCATGTCACGGAACAGGAGGTGACGGACAAGGACCAATTGTACAAACAGGGGCATTCTCTGGAGTACCAAACTATGCTGACAGAGAAATTACTGTAGGGTCTGTTCATTATGTATTAACAAACGGTAGAAACGCGATGGGATCTTATGCTGGACAGCTAAACCCTGGTGATAGATGGAGAGTGGCAATGTATGTGATGAGTGCTTTCAAAAAAGGCGCAGCAGCACCGGCAGCCGCAGCACCAGCAACTGAAACGACTACTGAAACTAAAAAATAA
- a CDS encoding GLPGLI family protein, with product MKKLSIIALALFIQQVSAQANRFVYQVTMKPDAENKADIKTENAYLDISQDKSVFYSENRIKRDSIMQKAFQGGGGRGSINRDQMEGLRSNINYSVEKDKANQKTYFKDRIGRDIYSYEEDRPLNWKISSETRKIGEYKVQKAEADFAGRKWTAWFTTDLPYQDGPYKFGGLPGLIVKVEDDKGDYSFDLMKNYKIAELPVLNQFGNTLKVKRSDFVKQQQKFKTDPMSFMNQGSGGMSSPMRIGGGGRGPGGGGGNQNPADMRKRMEERVKEEAKKNTNPIELQ from the coding sequence ATGAAAAAATTAAGTATTATTGCTCTGGCATTGTTTATACAACAGGTTTCTGCACAAGCCAACCGATTTGTATATCAGGTAACGATGAAGCCGGATGCGGAAAATAAAGCAGATATAAAAACTGAAAATGCATATCTTGATATTTCTCAGGATAAATCTGTTTTTTACTCTGAAAACAGAATTAAAAGAGATTCCATTATGCAGAAAGCCTTTCAAGGCGGCGGTGGAAGAGGAAGTATTAACAGGGATCAGATGGAAGGTCTGAGGTCCAATATCAATTATTCTGTAGAAAAAGATAAAGCTAACCAAAAAACTTATTTTAAAGACAGAATAGGACGGGATATTTATTCTTATGAAGAAGACAGGCCTTTAAATTGGAAAATTTCCTCAGAAACCAGAAAAATAGGGGAGTATAAGGTTCAGAAGGCAGAAGCAGATTTTGCAGGAAGAAAATGGACTGCCTGGTTTACTACAGATCTACCCTATCAGGATGGACCTTATAAATTTGGCGGACTTCCGGGACTGATTGTAAAAGTTGAGGATGATAAAGGAGATTATTCCTTTGATCTGATGAAGAATTACAAGATTGCAGAACTTCCTGTTTTAAACCAGTTTGGAAATACCTTAAAAGTAAAAAGAAGTGATTTTGTAAAACAACAGCAAAAGTTTAAAACAGATCCGATGTCATTTATGAATCAGGGATCTGGGGGAATGTCTTCTCCAATGCGAATAGGAGGCGGTGGAAGAGGGCCCGGAGGTGGTGGTGGTAATCAGAACCCAGCTGACATGAGAAAACGAATGGAAGAAAGGGTAAAGGAGGAAGCTAAGAAAAATACGAATCCAATCGAATTGCAATAA
- a CDS encoding YfgM family protein yields the protein MAKLGKNAQNEQEGKETVEFFKDLDREALNTERFLEKYSKPLGIIFGVLVLGVLGFFGYKQFVVAPKNAEAVKSFLAAQKNLTENKNAEALGGKSAANPGFIGTSNEYSGTSIGQLSAYNAGLLKFKEGKFQEAYDLLDKFSSDNKTLMAMKYGAMADAKSGLNKNDEALSLLDKAATASDDPYTTYFFTRKAGIVALGLKKDADAKKYFSVIDEKYQDYDNGMSDSYIEMTKYY from the coding sequence ATGGCAAAATTGGGAAAGAATGCTCAGAATGAGCAAGAAGGTAAAGAAACGGTTGAGTTCTTTAAAGACCTTGACAGAGAGGCCTTAAACACTGAGAGATTTCTTGAAAAATATTCAAAACCTTTAGGGATTATTTTTGGAGTTTTAGTTTTAGGAGTTTTAGGATTCTTCGGATATAAGCAATTTGTAGTTGCGCCTAAAAATGCTGAAGCTGTAAAAAGCTTCCTTGCTGCTCAGAAAAACCTTACAGAAAATAAAAACGCAGAAGCTTTAGGAGGAAAATCTGCTGCAAACCCAGGTTTCATCGGAACTTCTAATGAATATTCAGGAACAAGCATCGGGCAGCTATCTGCTTACAACGCTGGTTTACTGAAATTCAAAGAGGGAAAATTCCAGGAAGCTTACGATCTTTTAGATAAATTCTCTTCTGACAACAAAACGCTAATGGCTATGAAATATGGAGCTATGGCTGATGCAAAATCAGGATTGAACAAAAACGACGAAGCTTTATCATTATTAGACAAGGCAGCTACTGCTTCTGATGATCCTTATACTACTTATTTCTTTACAAGAAAAGCAGGTATCGTAGCGCTAGGATTAAAGAAAGATGCAGATGCTAAAAAATACTTCTCAGTAATTGATGAGAAATACCAGGATTATGACAACGGAATGTCTGATTCTTACATTGAAATGACTAAATATTACTAA
- a CDS encoding DUF3341 domain-containing protein, whose amino-acid sequence MSTTKIVYGLYADDDDLMNGVKAFNDKGIAINEVYTPFPVHGLDKALGLKKTRISDAAFLYALYGVTIGATVTWYVMNHDWPQNIGGKPAFDWAHNMPAFVVPMFELMVFCAAHMMSLTFLVRNKMYPGAPAQNPDPRTTDDKFMMEFVTEDVESVKQLLIETGVEEITVKDA is encoded by the coding sequence ATGAGCACCACTAAAATTGTATACGGACTTTATGCTGACGACGACGATTTAATGAACGGCGTTAAAGCATTCAACGATAAAGGAATCGCAATAAACGAAGTTTATACTCCGTTTCCGGTTCACGGACTAGACAAAGCTTTAGGGTTAAAGAAAACCAGAATTTCTGATGCTGCTTTTCTATATGCTCTTTATGGTGTTACTATCGGTGCTACGGTTACCTGGTATGTAATGAACCATGACTGGCCTCAGAATATTGGTGGTAAACCAGCGTTTGACTGGGCACACAACATGCCGGCATTCGTAGTTCCAATGTTCGAATTAATGGTATTCTGTGCTGCTCACATGATGTCTTTAACTTTCTTAGTTAGAAACAAAATGTATCCGGGAGCTCCAGCTCAGAACCCAGATCCGAGAACTACTGATGATAAATTCATGATGGAATTCGTAACTGAAGATGTAGAGTCTGTAAAGCAGTTGCTAATTGAAACTGGAGTTGAAGAAATAACTGTTAAAGATGCTTAA
- a CDS encoding quinol:cytochrome C oxidoreductase has product MYSFSPKLKSTSIILLVVGLVLFGIGFFLNKGISTEKIEHMMEAVHASGHTAPTHSSEMVGPQDHNAHLEHATMQVHNSPLASIHFVAVFFFGVSCAVLFFYCIQHAAHAGWPIIITRVMEAIASYIPYGGAILVIIMLLNIFHQGHLFHWMDPDLTDPESAHFDVILFEKKRFLNIPFYAIRTLIYVIGASFFAWKLKAQSKKVDDTNSKVEYQMLYRWAVGYIVFFGFASAAWAWDWLMSIDPHWYSTMYIWYSMVSCLSSGIAVIILLSVYLKKNGFLPQFNDNHLHDLGVFLFATSMLWTYTWFAQFMLYWYANVPEEVNYFFGRFQHYGTTFLPMLIVNFLLPLLVLVSSSIKRNYKVVTTMAVVVILGHLLDYFNMVMPGTVGPYWNTPEVFLLIAGAVLFVAGLFMFTVLTALSKLKLIPTGNPFLHESEIYEYPF; this is encoded by the coding sequence ATGTATAGTTTTTCACCAAAATTAAAATCAACTTCTATAATACTTCTTGTTGTAGGTTTAGTTCTTTTCGGTATTGGTTTCTTTTTGAACAAAGGAATTTCTACTGAGAAAATAGAACACATGATGGAAGCTGTTCATGCTTCTGGTCATACTGCTCCTACACACTCAAGTGAAATGGTAGGACCTCAGGATCACAACGCTCATTTAGAGCATGCGACAATGCAGGTTCATAATTCGCCTTTAGCATCCATACATTTCGTAGCTGTATTTTTCTTCGGAGTAAGTTGTGCAGTATTATTTTTCTACTGTATTCAACATGCAGCGCATGCAGGATGGCCAATTATCATTACAAGAGTAATGGAGGCTATTGCTTCTTATATTCCTTATGGAGGAGCTATTCTAGTAATAATTATGTTATTGAATATTTTTCACCAAGGTCACTTATTCCACTGGATGGATCCGGATTTAACAGATCCAGAATCTGCACATTTTGACGTGATTTTATTTGAAAAGAAAAGATTCTTAAATATTCCTTTCTATGCCATCAGAACACTTATTTATGTAATAGGCGCTTCATTCTTTGCATGGAAACTGAAAGCTCAGTCTAAGAAAGTAGATGACACGAATTCAAAAGTTGAGTATCAAATGCTTTACAGATGGGCTGTAGGATATATTGTATTCTTCGGGTTTGCATCTGCAGCTTGGGCTTGGGACTGGTTAATGTCTATTGACCCGCACTGGTACTCTACAATGTATATCTGGTATTCAATGGTTAGCTGTCTTTCAAGTGGTATTGCTGTAATCATTTTATTAAGTGTTTATCTTAAGAAAAATGGTTTCTTACCACAGTTCAATGATAACCACTTACACGATTTAGGAGTATTCCTTTTCGCTACAAGTATGCTTTGGACATATACATGGTTCGCACAGTTCATGCTATATTGGTATGCAAACGTACCAGAAGAGGTTAACTACTTCTTCGGAAGATTCCAGCACTATGGAACAACGTTCCTTCCAATGCTAATTGTCAACTTCTTATTACCTCTATTGGTATTAGTAAGTAGCAGCATTAAGAGAAACTACAAAGTAGTTACTACTATGGCTGTTGTAGTTATTTTAGGTCACCTTTTAGATTACTTCAATATGGTAATGCCTGGAACGGTAGGTCCTTATTGGAACACTCCAGAGGTATTCCTATTAATAGCAGGAGCTGTTTTATTTGTAGCAGGATTATTTATGTTTACTGTATTAACAGCTTTATCTAAATTAAAGTTGATTCCTACAGGAAACCCATTCTTACACGAATCTGAAATTTATGAGTATCCTTTCTAA
- a CDS encoding LTA synthase family protein, which yields MFLKKIKPFLYLGVFYLIISLIIRTIFFFHPITTASFGFFEIIKVLFVGLINDIFVFILASAILALYFLFLSNSKYKKPYGYIIFGALVAFFLYIWLIPNNIFKQYGGSVTEIALSFVGIKTFLFGLMLFLPTQRIKIRNVLYFITLLLYVLLIIFNGVSEYFFYNEFGVRYNFIAVDYLIYTNEVIGNIMESYPVIPLFSGIMIVTLTITWFIYKKTKNELLELPNFKQKLILLGSFAVLCAISLMTLPSLMQIKSDNVFADEIEANGLPKFYWAFTHNELDYFQFYSQLNQQQAEKNFLSQYPQHTLSRSIVAEQPEAKKNVVLISIESLSADFMEHYGNTQKITPFLDSLADKSLLFTNLYATGNRTVRGLEALTLCIPPTAGESIIKRNDNKNKFTTGNVFKSKGYDVKFLYGGYSYFDNMQDFFSGNGYDIVDRNNFKPEEITFANVWGVADEDMARKAIQVMNTEAKSGKPFFNHWMTVSNHRPFTYPDGRIDIPGTSKAREGGVKYTDYSLKLFFDMAKKQDWYKNTVFVIIADHCASSAGKTELPMDKYRIPAMIFSEGFIQPQKFDALMSQIDVMPTLFGLLNFSYQSKFLGQDVFKPEFQPKAYIATYQDLGFVKDNRLTIISPVKKAKQYSLELEKSDLAPEFKLYYDEKLLKNTDQKLVDDAISAYQSTSYWLKTKQLNR from the coding sequence ATGTTTCTAAAAAAAATAAAACCTTTCCTATATTTAGGAGTTTTTTATCTGATTATTTCATTGATAATAAGGACAATATTCTTTTTCCATCCCATCACTACCGCCAGTTTCGGATTTTTTGAGATCATTAAAGTACTGTTTGTTGGCCTTATCAACGATATTTTTGTTTTTATCCTAGCCAGTGCCATTCTTGCTCTCTACTTTTTATTCCTTTCGAACTCAAAATATAAAAAGCCTTATGGATACATTATTTTTGGAGCCTTAGTAGCATTTTTCTTGTATATTTGGCTTATTCCAAATAATATTTTCAAACAATACGGAGGCTCTGTAACAGAAATAGCCCTTTCTTTTGTAGGAATAAAGACCTTCTTATTTGGTTTAATGCTTTTCCTTCCTACACAAAGGATCAAGATCCGTAATGTTTTATATTTTATCACACTATTGTTGTATGTATTGCTTATTATCTTCAATGGAGTAAGTGAATACTTCTTTTATAATGAATTTGGGGTACGTTATAATTTTATCGCAGTAGATTACTTAATATATACCAACGAAGTCATTGGTAATATCATGGAAAGCTACCCTGTTATTCCTTTATTTTCAGGAATAATGATTGTTACATTAACCATTACCTGGTTTATCTATAAAAAGACAAAGAACGAACTGCTGGAGCTGCCTAATTTTAAACAAAAACTGATTTTACTCGGATCTTTTGCTGTACTTTGTGCAATCAGCCTGATGACACTACCGTCGTTAATGCAGATCAAATCTGATAATGTTTTTGCAGATGAAATTGAAGCGAACGGACTGCCTAAGTTTTACTGGGCTTTCACTCATAATGAACTTGACTATTTCCAGTTTTATTCGCAGCTTAACCAACAACAGGCAGAAAAAAACTTCCTGAGCCAATATCCACAACATACTTTATCAAGAAGTATTGTGGCAGAACAGCCTGAAGCAAAGAAAAATGTAGTCCTTATCTCTATTGAAAGCCTTTCTGCAGACTTCATGGAACATTATGGAAATACCCAAAAAATTACCCCATTCCTGGACAGCCTTGCAGATAAATCTTTGTTGTTTACTAACCTTTATGCTACAGGAAACAGAACTGTTCGTGGGCTTGAAGCTTTAACGCTTTGTATTCCCCCTACTGCTGGAGAAAGTATTATCAAAAGAAATGATAATAAAAATAAGTTTACTACAGGAAACGTATTCAAATCTAAAGGGTATGATGTTAAATTTCTGTATGGAGGGTACAGTTATTTTGATAATATGCAGGACTTTTTCAGTGGAAACGGGTATGATATTGTAGACAGAAATAACTTTAAGCCGGAAGAAATTACCTTTGCCAATGTTTGGGGTGTTGCTGATGAAGATATGGCCAGAAAAGCCATTCAGGTAATGAATACTGAAGCGAAATCAGGAAAACCGTTCTTCAACCATTGGATGACCGTTTCTAACCACAGACCTTTCACCTACCCAGATGGAAGAATTGATATTCCTGGAACTTCAAAAGCTCGTGAAGGAGGAGTAAAGTATACAGATTACTCCCTAAAGCTATTCTTTGATATGGCTAAAAAACAGGATTGGTATAAAAACACTGTATTTGTTATCATTGCAGACCACTGTGCTTCTAGCGCCGGAAAAACGGAACTCCCGATGGATAAGTATAGAATTCCAGCGATGATTTTTTCTGAAGGATTTATCCAGCCTCAGAAATTTGATGCTTTGATGTCTCAGATCGATGTGATGCCTACTCTTTTCGGATTGCTTAATTTCAGTTATCAATCTAAATTCTTAGGTCAGGATGTTTTTAAACCTGAATTCCAGCCTAAGGCCTATATTGCGACTTATCAGGATCTAGGATTTGTAAAAGACAATCGTTTAACCATCATTTCTCCAGTTAAAAAAGCAAAACAATATTCTCTGGAGCTGGAAAAAAGTGATCTTGCACCAGAATTTAAATTGTATTATGACGAAAAACTATTGAAAAATACAGATCAGAAGCTGGTAGACGATGCTATTTCAGCTTATCAGTCAACATCTTATTGGTTGAAGACCAAACAGCTTAACCGGTAA
- the ypfJ gene encoding KPN_02809 family neutral zinc metallopeptidase, translating into MRWTDDRGGNVEDRRGSGGGGGGMIVGGGLGTLIIAAIVFFLGGDPSGILNSGSTQSSGNTGEKRELTVQEKQIGEMVDMMSGWNTQTWSQIFKENGMNFSEPRIVLFESTTNSGCGTAQSAMGPFYCPADQKIYMDMAFFSELQQRFGAKVTEFTVAYVLAHEMGHHVQTLLGTTQKVDALRRSGRYSEAEMNKVSVATELQADFYAGVWAKRTDDTKKILEPGDIQSAIDAAEAVGDDNIQRRGQGYVNQESFTHGSSAQRKEWFMKGYNTGDIRQGDTFNQLLK; encoded by the coding sequence ATGAGATGGACAGACGACAGAGGTGGCAACGTTGAAGATCGCCGTGGCTCCGGAGGCGGAGGTGGCGGTATGATCGTTGGTGGTGGACTCGGAACCTTAATTATAGCAGCCATTGTTTTCTTTTTGGGAGGTGATCCTTCTGGTATATTAAATTCCGGGAGCACACAGTCTTCAGGAAATACAGGAGAAAAAAGAGAACTTACCGTACAGGAAAAACAAATCGGGGAAATGGTTGATATGATGTCTGGATGGAATACCCAAACCTGGAGCCAGATCTTTAAAGAAAATGGAATGAATTTTTCTGAACCTAGAATTGTACTTTTCGAAAGTACAACAAACTCCGGATGTGGAACAGCACAGTCTGCCATGGGACCATTTTATTGCCCAGCTGACCAGAAAATATATATGGATATGGCCTTTTTCAGTGAACTCCAACAAAGATTTGGCGCCAAGGTCACTGAATTTACAGTAGCTTATGTTCTTGCCCATGAAATGGGGCATCATGTACAAACGCTGTTAGGAACTACACAAAAAGTAGATGCCTTAAGAAGAAGCGGAAGATATTCTGAGGCTGAAATGAACAAAGTATCCGTAGCAACAGAATTACAGGCTGATTTTTATGCAGGAGTTTGGGCTAAACGTACTGATGATACTAAAAAAATTCTGGAACCCGGAGATATTCAATCTGCTATAGATGCTGCAGAAGCTGTTGGGGATGACAATATCCAAAGAAGAGGACAGGGATATGTCAATCAGGAAAGCTTTACCCACGGGTCATCTGCTCAGCGTAAAGAATGGTTTATGAAAGGGTATAATACCGGAGATATCAGACAAGGGGATACTTTCAATCAACTTTTAAAATAG
- a CDS encoding adenine phosphoribosyltransferase: protein MASAELIKRLEETIENIPDFPIPGIQFKDISPIFLNPKLYEDVIADLAAFSKGKVDAVCGIESRGYLFGIAIAVALEVPFILIRKAGKLPPPIISEKYDLEYGSAIIETREGQIKPGQRVLIHDDLLATGGTTEAAAKLVEKQGATVSQFSFLIGLTGLNGNEKLKKFGAEVYHILEY, encoded by the coding sequence ATGGCTTCAGCAGAATTAATCAAAAGACTAGAAGAAACAATTGAAAATATTCCCGACTTTCCTATTCCAGGAATTCAGTTTAAAGATATTTCACCCATTTTTTTAAATCCAAAACTTTATGAAGATGTCATTGCAGACCTTGCTGCCTTCAGTAAAGGAAAAGTAGATGCAGTATGCGGAATAGAAAGCCGGGGTTATCTTTTTGGAATTGCGATTGCTGTAGCGTTGGAGGTTCCTTTTATCTTAATCAGAAAAGCAGGAAAGCTTCCACCACCCATTATTTCAGAAAAATATGACCTGGAATATGGAAGTGCCATTATCGAAACCCGTGAAGGACAGATAAAACCAGGACAAAGAGTACTAATCCATGATGATCTTTTAGCAACAGGAGGAACAACCGAAGCTGCTGCTAAATTAGTAGAAAAACAAGGTGCTACTGTTTCTCAATTTAGTTTCCTGATTGGGCTAACAGGTCTTAATGGCAACGAAAAACTAAAAAAGTTTGGTGCAGAGGTATACCACATTTTAGAATATTAA
- a CDS encoding HesB/IscA family protein: protein MIKVSDYAKEKAIQLMTEDGFNPAEDYIRVGVKSGGCSGLEYVLKFDNQKTDTDQVFEDNNIKIIIDKKSILYLAGTTLEYSGGLNGKGFVFNNPNASRTCGCGESFSL from the coding sequence ATGATAAAGGTATCAGACTATGCAAAGGAGAAAGCCATCCAGTTAATGACGGAAGATGGTTTTAACCCTGCTGAAGATTATATAAGAGTTGGGGTAAAAAGCGGCGGATGCTCTGGTTTAGAGTATGTTTTAAAGTTTGACAACCAAAAAACAGACACAGATCAGGTTTTTGAAGATAATAACATTAAAATTATTATAGACAAAAAATCCATCCTTTATTTAGCAGGAACAACTCTTGAATATTCAGGAGGATTGAACGGGAAAGGGTTTGTTTTCAACAACCCGAACGCATCCAGAACATGTGGATGTGGAGAATCATTTAGTCTTTAG
- a CDS encoding GLPGLI family protein, giving the protein MKQKLLVFCVLFSAIMSNGQTIRYVYATLVNPDSINLVSMKSERTFLDIKNNRSLFISENKLIRDSLLASFKSQVKETHKKEEKDFSKLEGRRSAEPTFFEYFIIKNVPEQKVYYYDKVAGKQIYYQEDRPIKWTVSNIVEKQNGYTAQKAEVNFGGRIWTAWFTKDIPVSDGPYKFSGLPGLIVKLEDDKGDYKFDLVQKITINNAFEESISTEAKQSTRVNFHGDKAALELEFGKNRKIMAGNGASGEKPMDFNGGGRHGGGMNGGGMRGGGHSGGGMHRGMGNNGQDFPMSTANMSDLSFKNGIGQNQNPIELN; this is encoded by the coding sequence ATGAAACAAAAACTGCTGGTCTTTTGTGTATTGTTTTCGGCCATAATGTCTAATGGACAAACCATAAGATATGTATATGCAACACTGGTGAATCCAGACTCCATTAATCTGGTAAGTATGAAAAGTGAAAGAACTTTTCTGGATATTAAAAACAATAGGTCTTTGTTTATCAGTGAAAATAAATTAATAAGGGATTCTCTTTTGGCTTCTTTTAAATCGCAGGTAAAAGAAACTCATAAAAAAGAAGAAAAAGATTTTTCAAAACTGGAGGGAAGAAGATCTGCTGAACCTACTTTTTTTGAATATTTTATTATTAAGAATGTTCCGGAACAAAAAGTGTACTATTATGATAAAGTAGCCGGGAAACAAATTTATTATCAGGAAGACAGACCTATAAAATGGACTGTTTCGAATATTGTAGAAAAACAAAACGGATATACAGCGCAAAAAGCGGAGGTTAATTTTGGAGGCAGGATCTGGACTGCCTGGTTTACAAAAGATATTCCTGTTTCTGATGGACCTTATAAGTTTTCAGGATTACCGGGACTGATTGTGAAACTGGAAGACGATAAGGGAGATTATAAGTTTGATCTGGTTCAAAAAATAACCATTAATAATGCTTTTGAGGAATCAATCAGTACAGAGGCGAAGCAAAGTACAAGAGTAAATTTTCATGGAGATAAAGCGGCATTAGAATTGGAATTTGGAAAAAACCGTAAAATAATGGCAGGAAATGGAGCTTCTGGTGAGAAGCCTATGGATTTTAATGGAGGCGGAAGACATGGAGGCGGAATGAATGGTGGTGGCATGAGAGGCGGCGGTCATTCAGGCGGAGGAATGCACCGGGGAATGGGCAATAATGGACAGGATTTTCCGATGTCAACTGCCAATATGAGTGATCTTTCTTTTAAAAACGGGATAGGGCAGAACCAAAACCCAATTGAGTTGAATTAA
- the ribH gene encoding 6,7-dimethyl-8-ribityllumazine synthase, translating to MATVNLSDYKPLHITNAEDFSIGIVFSEWNDFVTYNLRDAALEILEKEGVKAENIKLFPVPGAFELSYASMQLCKERKYDAVISIGCVIRGETPHFDYVCSAVAQGIKDCNIMTDTPTIFCVLTDDTKEQSIARSGGDLGNKGVEAAVTALRMIDFKRKLSDKKGNIGFGHS from the coding sequence ATGGCAACAGTTAATCTTTCCGATTACAAGCCACTTCATATAACTAATGCCGAAGATTTTTCTATCGGCATTGTTTTTTCTGAGTGGAATGATTTTGTAACATACAATCTTCGTGATGCAGCTTTAGAAATTCTTGAAAAAGAAGGTGTAAAGGCAGAGAACATTAAGCTTTTCCCTGTTCCCGGAGCTTTTGAATTAAGCTATGCAAGCATGCAGCTTTGCAAAGAAAGAAAATACGACGCTGTAATTTCTATCGGATGTGTGATTCGTGGAGAAACCCCTCACTTCGATTATGTTTGTTCTGCTGTAGCACAAGGAATCAAGGATTGTAACATCATGACCGATACCCCTACGATCTTCTGTGTACTGACAGATGATACCAAAGAGCAATCTATTGCAAGAAGCGGCGGAGACCTTGGAAATAAAGGTGTAGAGGCAGCAGTAACAGCTTTAAGAATGATTGATTTCAAAAGAAAATTATCTGATAAAAAAGGAAACATCGGTTTTGGACATTCATAA